One Candidatus Binatota bacterium genomic window carries:
- a CDS encoding tyrosine-protein kinase family protein, translating to MSRTYEALKRAENLRSGAAGTGRRDVAAPGIATATADEDFELRQAMASVNIGGEVKTVVVSSSLHGEGASSVAWLLARAAAAKGKNKVLLVDMNFRTPSLWRMAQAGSPEGVMNVISGEKTLDQVIQDTAESGVRLVTAGTGGDDAIVLLEKADMPALVKELASQADQVFIDVPPFALYPDAATVAGAVDGVVLVVEADSTPVVVASRTIEAVRKAGGEVLGSVLNKRREYIPVSISELVA from the coding sequence ATGAGCAGAACTTACGAAGCACTGAAGAGAGCCGAGAACCTCAGGTCGGGAGCTGCCGGGACCGGGCGGCGGGACGTCGCTGCACCCGGGATCGCCACGGCCACGGCCGATGAGGATTTCGAACTGCGGCAGGCCATGGCCAGTGTCAACATCGGCGGCGAAGTAAAAACCGTCGTGGTTTCGAGTTCGCTGCACGGCGAGGGTGCCTCGTCGGTTGCGTGGTTGCTGGCCCGGGCGGCAGCCGCCAAGGGGAAAAACAAGGTTCTCCTTGTCGACATGAACTTCCGTACCCCTTCCTTGTGGCGCATGGCCCAGGCCGGTTCGCCCGAAGGTGTCATGAATGTTATCTCCGGCGAGAAGACCCTGGACCAGGTGATACAGGACACCGCGGAGAGCGGCGTTCGCCTGGTCACCGCCGGGACCGGCGGCGACGACGCAATTGTGCTGCTCGAGAAAGCCGACATGCCTGCCCTTGTAAAAGAGCTCGCGTCGCAGGCCGACCAGGTGTTCATCGATGTACCGCCGTTTGCGCTGTACCCGGACGCCGCCACGGTTGCCGGTGCGGTCGACGGAGTGGTCCTGGTCGTGGAGGCCGATTCGACACCCGTCGTAGTAGCTTCGAGGACTATAGAAGCCGTGCGAAAGGCCGGTGGCGAAGTCCTGGGATCGGTTCTCAACAAGCGGCGCGAGTACATACCCGTGTCTATATCCGAGCTCGTAGCCTGA
- a CDS encoding LysM peptidoglycan-binding domain-containing protein has protein sequence MYAHFYRLSEDPFNLTPDPRFHYVNPTTREALASVLYGIRARKGCISLVGEAGTGKTTLLKRVAEELQDESTVVFIFNPGVSFDELLEYICMELGLDVEGCARLGMLDRLNGFLLESLVEGRNVVVLIDEAQTLPNAVLEGLRLLTNLETSKEKTLQIVLSGQPELEDKLRDPSLRQLQQRIGTRARLEPLSQSEISAYVTTRLRGAGGKEVGVFSSTALRLVWMASAGIPRLVNVVCDNALLIAFAAGRKRVGCRLMNEAVRDVEGSTGLGSWAAIARMRCAMGQKGRRVAFAAVAASLVVGFAWANVAGQAAEGPAYPVLADTGQERALAVPPVPAVEALSFVAEKSFPSAAAVVSRVEEVDTRSVVTASETAELPVLTGSILASPSPEALGAEAAATAFASKPSEERLDGVSASTRLAAILARSTAARLYDTSRPANPALHITAGAGVAAGRDVVVKNGDTIWDIAEAAYGNTLPATLDRIFEANPELGNPRKLAVGGTLFLPFNDARAMVSTGKPGSWQVLLVASVSLERLDGMRDLVTSQKAGVSLKTRRLEDGRGLGLFAVGFGDRDSALRVADLVVNSAVHEASLEPAGQLATDVSPASIPGA, from the coding sequence ATGTACGCTCATTTTTACAGATTGTCGGAAGACCCCTTCAACCTGACACCCGACCCGCGTTTTCATTACGTCAACCCGACTACACGGGAGGCATTGGCGTCAGTGCTGTACGGGATACGCGCGCGCAAGGGCTGCATCTCACTGGTGGGCGAGGCCGGTACTGGTAAAACCACGCTGCTCAAACGCGTCGCCGAAGAGCTACAGGACGAGAGCACGGTGGTGTTTATATTTAATCCCGGCGTCAGTTTTGATGAACTGCTCGAGTACATCTGCATGGAACTCGGTCTTGACGTTGAGGGCTGCGCCAGGCTCGGGATGCTCGACAGGTTAAACGGTTTTCTCCTTGAATCCCTGGTCGAGGGTCGCAACGTGGTCGTGCTCATAGACGAAGCCCAGACCTTGCCCAACGCCGTGCTCGAGGGCCTGAGGTTGCTCACCAACCTTGAAACATCCAAGGAAAAAACGCTGCAGATAGTTCTATCGGGACAGCCCGAACTCGAAGATAAACTCAGGGATCCCTCGCTGCGGCAGCTGCAGCAGCGCATCGGTACTCGAGCGAGGCTGGAGCCCTTGAGCCAGAGCGAAATCAGCGCTTACGTGACCACGCGCCTGAGGGGCGCGGGTGGCAAAGAGGTCGGCGTGTTCAGTTCTACGGCGCTCCGCTTGGTGTGGATGGCCTCGGCAGGGATACCCCGCCTGGTGAACGTGGTGTGTGACAACGCCCTGCTCATAGCTTTTGCCGCCGGACGCAAGCGGGTCGGGTGCAGGCTGATGAACGAAGCGGTGCGCGATGTGGAGGGCTCCACCGGGCTTGGCTCCTGGGCGGCGATCGCCCGCATGCGCTGCGCTATGGGCCAAAAGGGCCGTCGTGTAGCGTTTGCGGCCGTGGCCGCTTCGTTGGTAGTGGGCTTCGCCTGGGCAAACGTGGCCGGGCAGGCGGCAGAAGGTCCCGCTTACCCCGTATTGGCCGACACCGGGCAGGAGAGGGCGCTTGCTGTCCCCCCAGTCCCTGCGGTCGAGGCGCTCTCTTTTGTCGCCGAGAAAAGCTTTCCCTCGGCGGCTGCAGTTGTCAGCCGGGTCGAGGAAGTGGACACGCGATCCGTTGTTACGGCGAGCGAAACCGCGGAGCTGCCCGTATTGACCGGCAGTATCCTGGCAAGCCCCTCGCCTGAGGCGCTCGGCGCTGAAGCAGCCGCTACCGCGTTCGCCAGCAAGCCCAGCGAGGAACGCCTCGATGGTGTTTCTGCCAGCACGCGGCTCGCAGCGATACTCGCCAGGTCAACCGCCGCGAGACTCTACGATACCAGTCGCCCGGCAAACCCGGCCTTGCACATAACTGCGGGCGCAGGTGTAGCTGCGGGTAGGGATGTGGTGGTCAAAAACGGCGATACGATCTGGGACATCGCCGAGGCGGCTTACGGAAACACTCTTCCGGCAACGCTGGATCGTATTTTTGAAGCCAACCCTGAGCTGGGTAACCCCAGGAAGCTGGCGGTTGGCGGTACCCTGTTCCTGCCTTTCAACGACGCGCGGGCAATGGTCAGCACCGGCAAGCCCGGCAGCTGGCAGGTACTGTTGGTGGCGAGCGTTAGTTTGGAACGCCTTGACGGTATGCGCGATCTCGTGACGAGCCAGAAGGCAGGGGTGTCCTTGAAGACTCGCAGGTTGGAAGACGGACGCGGACTGGGTCTGTTCGCGGTCGGCTTCGGCGATCGCGATTCGGCGCTTCGCGTGGCCGATCTCGTTGTTAACTCAGCGGTACACGAAGCAAGCCTCGAGCCCGCGGGCCAGCTGGCCACTGATGTTTCGCCCGCCTCGATACCCGGGGCTTGA